In the genome of Mastomys coucha isolate ucsf_1 unplaced genomic scaffold, UCSF_Mcou_1 pScaffold21, whole genome shotgun sequence, the window tcaccacataaatacaaaaacatCCAAAGAGCCAAGATGTCCAGAACACAATTAGTAGCCAGGATTCAGTGACACCTACCCGCGTTTGAATCgttcattatttctttgctatttgccgagagagagagagagagagagagagagagaNNNNNNNNNNgagagagagagagagagagagagtgaaacaagaaatgggggaaagaaagatgaaaaaactTCGGATGTAAATAATTTACAATAAAGTTActttgttctttaaaatgttttgagcTTGTTTCAGATTGGTGAATACATTCTAGACAGTGAGGCACCTCGCTCTCTGGGCCTGTGGTTTTGGTTAAATTGCGAGTGGCGATGGCTCTGGGGGCTGCGGTGGCTGCGAGGGCTGGGGCTGCACCCGCGTGGTGGTAAGGATTTTAACTCGGGATGGGATGTCTGACACCCTAGGGTTGAGAAGGGAGAGGACGTGCTTGTCCTGCCTACCATACAAGGAACCACTGACACCAAGAAACTAGAACCGGTGAAGGCCAAGCCAGGCACCCCAACCTGTCCTTTGGAAAGCAACTGCTCGAAAATCCCGGCCCTTCCTGCTGGGTGAAAAGCCTTTGTAGATATAGGAGTTTAGAAGCAAATATAATGGGTGCTGATTTCCTTCCAACCCCAGCTATTCTGCTGTAGCTTCGCTTTCTAGCTTTGCTAGAAAGAAAGCTAAGCTAAGCTTCTAGAAAGAAGCTCCCGTGACCGGAGACTGACACCAGCCACCGTACTCTCTCCtgagaggagcaggaagctgtGGGCCACAGCCCTCAACAGTCCCAGAAAAGATTCTCAATCTTCTGTCATTGGCTTTTCTTTGCGTTTCCTCTTTACATTCCTATCTAAAGTCACAGCGCTTGAGATTTTAATTTCGCACGTCCCATAATGCGTTCTCTAGCCCGAATTTCGTACATCTTGCAAACTCGACTATTTATGGGTATTTAAAAACAGGTAGCACttcatctggttttatgtaaaaTTACTCTTGCTTTATTGCTGTTAGATGAAATTTAACCTTTGCCTAACAGGACGTTTGCTTGATCGTTTTTTCGGGGTCGGAGAGCCTGCGATAGTTTTCCTAAAGGGAATAAAACTTATCAGCTCTGTTCTTGACAGGAGCTGAGTATGCACCAATTATCCTGAGAGGTCTAAAAATTGGGGCCAGGAATTCTCCCAAAGCCCTGGTTTCTCTGACAAGAGGGTATAGCCCCATCTATTTgggtctaaaaaaaaaaccaagaagccTTTTCGGTCCCTGGCGCCCTACGAACATAATAGTTCCTCTTGCGAATATTCATAGGAACACTGTGCAGTGCCCCTATCCAGAGCAGGTGTCAGGACCTAGACTTAGGCTCAGTCTGTTCCTTCCCTGGCTAGCAGGGTGGGGGTTGGCAAATTCGGGTATTTCTCCCCAATTCTTTGGATCACTCCTGGATTCAGAAAGAAGCcggggttggagggagggaggaaaagtagAGAGAACAAAACAGCCAGAGTGAGTTGAAGCCAGTAGCCTCCGCGCGGGGTGGGTGGGGTGCGGGGGGGGNNNNNNNNNNGGGGGCCAGGAAGGCCAGCGCAGGAGCACTGGGCGCCTAACGCGCGCGAGTTCATAAATACCACCACAAGAgatgttataaatataaatacagggTAACACGTAAAATCAGTCCAGCGCTTTTTTCTCGGCCCCTTCTTTATTGTTGGTCCGGGAGTATGGCTCGAAGGCCGAGGAGCTCAGGTAACGGGCTGAGAGTTCTTGCAAATTCCCGGCTAGAGAACCAGCCATCGTCAACGGGGCGGAGGACAGGCGGCTGGCGACAGACCCTAGCAGCGACGGCACCGGCAGGCTGAAGAGACCGTGACTGGCAGTCGGTGCTCCCGCGTGCAGTCCTCCCGGTCCTGCAGGCCCAGGGCCCGGAGCGCCGCCCACGGCTGGCTGGTGCTGGGACGCCGCGCCCGCGGGACCCGGGgcagtggcggcggcggcggcggcggcggcagcggcggagCCCGCAGCAGCGCCGGCACCCAGGGCCGGGAGGCTGGGCCCACGCAACGCCGAGCCCAGAGCGCCGGTGGCACAGGGCGGCAGCAGGGCGGGCAGCCCAGGAGGTGACAACAGGCGACCTTGCTCCAACAGCCTCAGCACGCTGCACGTGGCGGCGGTCTCCGACACCACCGAGCGCAGCTCCGAGTCCTTGCCCTGGTCTTTCTTCTGCTTGGTCCGCCGATTCTGGAACCAGACCTTTACCTGCGCGCAGAGAGGCAGGGGGAAAAGTGGGAGAGAGCAACAGGAAAAAGCAGGGTCAAAAACTGCAGGGTTTGGGGGGCGGGAAGGGGTGTCTGGGCTACTGAGACCCTCCCCCAACCTCAACCCTCGCGGCAGCCCCACCCCGCAGCAGAGGGTCTTAGCTCCTAAGCAGCTAACGGCTAGCGGAGCAACAGCCACCACGAGGGGGACACCACTCCACTGGGCTACGCTTCCGGGTCATGCAAGCAGGCCCAGGCCAGCGCGGGCTACAAAAGCAAAGTAGTAAAAAATGTCCTCGCCactagggaagaaagagagagctaTTTCAGTGTGCTGCTGCGGTACTCATGGAGCAGTTTGGGGCTCACAAACTGGAGAATCAGCACAAGCTGAGAGCTTAAGGCCAGAGCAAAGCTGTGCAGGAAGCTGAAGTGGCTGGGGAA includes:
- the Vax1 gene encoding ventral anterior homeobox 1, coding for MFGKSDKMDVRCHSDTEAARVSKNAHKESREIKGAEGSLPAAFLKEPQGAYSASGASEDCNKSKSNSSADPDYCRRILVRDAKGSIREIILPKGLDLDRPKRTRTSFTAEQLYRLEMEFQRCQYVVGRERTELARQLNLSETQVKVWFQNRRTKQKKDQGKDSELRSVVSETAATCSVLRLLEQGRLLSPPGLPALLPPCATGALGSALRGPSLPALGAGAAAGSAAAAAAAAAATAPGPAGAASQHQPAVGGAPGPGPAGPGGLHAGAPTASHGLFSLPVPSLLGSVASRLSSAPLTMAGSLAGNLQELSARYLSSSAFEPYSRTNNKEGAEKKALD